The genomic segment TAAAATACCTAAACCAATAAAGCCTATAATTGTAGAACCTAAAGTAATATTATCTGTGATATTTAAAATTGCAGAAAATGTGTTTTCTCCTGAAACCTCTATAAAACTGTCTGCACCTTCTGGCTCTGAATCATAACCAAAAAAATGTGGAATTTGTTTTAGAATAATAATAATTCCAATACCTGTTAACATTCCTTTAATTACAGAAGAAGGGAAGTAATAACCAATAATACCGGCTTTTAAAATACCAAATACTACCTGAATAATTCCTCCTAAAACAACGGCTACTAAAAAGTTTTCATAACCACCTAAAGTACCAATAGCAGTTAAAACAATTGCTGCCAAACCTGCTGCTGGTCCACTTACTCCTATTTTAGAACCACTTAGGCTTCCAACTACAATACCTCCAACAATTCCTGCAATTAAACCAGAAAAAAGAGGTGCGCCACTTGCTAATGCAATACCTAAACATAAAGGTAATGCTACGAAAAATACCACTATACTTGCTGGTAAATCGCTTTTAATGTGTTTAAACATATATAAATATTTTTACCCTAGGCTAAAAATACCTAGAGTTTGTTTTAATAAATTAAGATTAAATTTTTTGTTGTACTAATACGAAATTATAGTACAAATTTGGGTGGTGGAGTGGTAACTTTAGAGAATTCAGAAACATAGTTTTTCGAATAAAAACGAATATTTTTACTAATCTGAAATTTATCACTTAAAATAAACCCTAAAAAGTTTGAAGAATGAATTTTTAATTTAGAATCTACCTTAGATTCTTTTTTGCCTTTATTCTCCTCTTCTTCCTCATTAAAATTTAAAAAATAAGAAATATCTTGTGAAGCATCCATTAAACTAATAACGGTTGGCGTCACTATAAGGCTAGCGAATACTATTGAAAAGAAAATTGCGATTCTTACTCTCAAAAATTAATTATTTTAATAAAAACGCAAACATAAGAAAGGTTTTTTAATTTTTTGTTAATTTATAACTAAAAATCGTTAAACATTTTTATTTCGCTTGCAATTATCCAACCTAACTTACCATCTGCCAATTTAATTTTTTTCCAATTATCTACAGCGTCTAAAACGAACACCTTTGTACCTTCGTGTAAAGTAAAAACTTTTTCCGAATTTAAAGTTGGTGCATTTCTAACTTCTGTTTTTTCTGCGAAAATAATAGCTTCTTTAGTGTTTTTAGCCAAATTGTATTGACTGTAAGTAATAAAAAGAGTAGCTATTAGAAGAATAAAACTAATAATACTTGTCGTAAAATAAGCTCTTTTTTTTCTTGGTGAATATGCAAAATAAAAAAGCAGAAATAACAACGAAGCTACTAAAGAAAGTACAACTACAATTATTGCCCATTGATTGTAAGATAATTTTTGAAGGTAATTGGTATTAAATTTCTGAAAAACTGTTTTTGGGGTTTCTTCAATATTATCTAAAGCCAAACGTTTTGCAAAGATTAAATTGTTATTTACATCTTCGTTTAAAGGATCTATTTTTAAGGCTTTTTCGTAATAAAAAATTGTAGGTCCAACTTTGTTTAATTTGTAATAAGCGTTTGCTAAATTGTAATATAATTCCGATGAAATTACGTTTTTAGATTCAATCTTTTTATATTTTTCAATAGCTTTTTCGAATTGCCCGTTTTTGTAGTTTTCATTTGCAGCAATAAACAAACTATCTACATTCTGAGCCTTTACAGAACCGGCAATTATCAACAATAAAAACAGTATTTTTTTCATTTTTATAATTGTTTATCTAATTGAACAATTACTTCTTTTGCTCGCTCAAATTCTTCTTTCATTTGAGTTGCTGTAAATGGTGTATATCTTGCAAAATCCGAGCTTTTTAAAACTTCAATAAATTGTTGGATTGTAACAGAATCTACCTTTTTATTTTCCAAAATTACAGTAATTCTTTCTTTACTAATTTCGGAGGTTTCGACACCTAATTTTGCTTTTAAATAATTATGGAGCGCACGTTCTAAAGCCTCATAAAAAGCCTCTTTTTTACCCAATTGTTTTTGTGCTTCCGACAAATATTTTTTGGCTAATCTGTTTGCTTTTCTTAGTTTATTTCCAATAATATCGTTATTTCTTTTTTTATTTCTTTTACCTATAAATATTCCAATAGGTATTGTTATTAAAGGTAATAAAAGCAAAATATAAAATAAATTCGATTTAAAGAAATCTAATTTTTCGGCAGGTTTAAAAGTTGTTTTCGTGGCAATATATCTAAAGTTTTTGCCAGTTGTAACAACATCTTTTTTGTTTACAGAAGTAGTATCTACAGTAACCAATTCTTTACCTTCTTGTACATCTACAAATAAATCTTTGGTAGTAATTGTTTTGTATTTTTCTTCTTTAGGATTAAAGTAAGAGAAAGAAGTACTTGGTATTTTATATTTTCCTTTATATTGTGGAACTACTGTGTAAGAATCTGTTACAGAGCCAGAAATTCCATTAGCATATACATTTACTTTTTCTTTTCTTTCTGGCTGATAAATTTCTAACTCATTAGGGGTTTCTATTTTTGGTAATTCAAATAATTTTAAATTTCCTTTTCCAGAAACTGCTACTTTAATTTCTGATGTTTCATTGGCTTTTAAAATGTCTTTACTTAAAGAAACATTAAAATTAAATTCTCCAACAGCTCCAGTAAAGTTTGCTGGTTTTCCTTTTAAAGGAAGGCTTTTAGGGCGAACAAGTTTTTTTTCTGAAGCAAATTCTTTTCGAACATTTCTTGTAATAACATTTCCAAAGAAATCGGCTCTTCCTGTTGGAACACCAATAATAATGTCCATTTTCATGGGTTCGATTTCTAATTTTCCAGATTTTGTAGGAACTAATAATGCTTTCTGTAAAACAATGTATCTATAATCTTCTCCATTGTATTTTCCCATTTTTACAGGATAACCATTTATTTTAATATCCTGATTCCAAAAACCATTGTATTTTGGTGCTTCTGTTACATTTGTATCGTAAACACTTACGTTTTCACTTACATACAAACGATATTCAACATAAATTCCCTCGCCAACATAAGGTGTAGATTTAGAAATTTCTGCAACTAAATGAATGTTTTGTTGGGCTACATAATTAGGATCGTTTGGGTCTTTGGGAATTTCAACAGCGTCTACAACTATAATTTTTATAGGGTTCGATTTTATAGTCTTTCCCCCAATTTTAACACTTGCAGCACCAATGGAAAGTTCTCCTTTTCTTGTTGGTTGAATAATGTAGGTATAAGACTGAGAGAAGGTTGTTCTTCCATTAATCCAAGATTGGCTAACAGATTGACTTGGCCCTCCAACCACTTTAAAATTATTAAAGTTTGGGGGCGTAAAGTTTTCTCCACCCTGTTTATTTATTGAAAATACAATTCGCAAACGTTGGTTTAAACCCAATTTGTTTTTACTAACTTTAGCTTGAATGGTTGCTTCTTGCGCAACTAAAGACATACTTAGCAAGCAAATTAACAACGATATGTAATTTTTCAACTTCATATTTACTTATGATTGTTTGAATCGTTTAATTGTTAGAAATTTACACAAATAAACAGTTAAACGATTACACAATAATTTTACCAATCTTTTTCTTGTTTTATTTTTTTACCCTTTGCCTTTTTGGCATTCATTTTCTTTTGGGTTTTTTTCTCTTCGTTGTTTAAACTTTCTAACAATTG from the Polaribacter cellanae genome contains:
- a CDS encoding SH3 domain-containing protein, which encodes MKKILFLLLIIAGSVKAQNVDSLFIAANENYKNGQFEKAIEKYKKIESKNVISSELYYNLANAYYKLNKVGPTIFYYEKALKIDPLNEDVNNNLIFAKRLALDNIEETPKTVFQKFNTNYLQKLSYNQWAIIVVVLSLVASLLFLLFYFAYSPRKKRAYFTTSIISFILLIATLFITYSQYNLAKNTKEAIIFAEKTEVRNAPTLNSEKVFTLHEGTKVFVLDAVDNWKKIKLADGKLGWIIASEIKMFNDF
- a CDS encoding BatD family protein gives rise to the protein MKLKNYISLLICLLSMSLVAQEATIQAKVSKNKLGLNQRLRIVFSINKQGGENFTPPNFNNFKVVGGPSQSVSQSWINGRTTFSQSYTYIIQPTRKGELSIGAASVKIGGKTIKSNPIKIIVVDAVEIPKDPNDPNYVAQQNIHLVAEISKSTPYVGEGIYVEYRLYVSENVSVYDTNVTEAPKYNGFWNQDIKINGYPVKMGKYNGEDYRYIVLQKALLVPTKSGKLEIEPMKMDIIIGVPTGRADFFGNVITRNVRKEFASEKKLVRPKSLPLKGKPANFTGAVGEFNFNVSLSKDILKANETSEIKVAVSGKGNLKLFELPKIETPNELEIYQPERKEKVNVYANGISGSVTDSYTVVPQYKGKYKIPSTSFSYFNPKEEKYKTITTKDLFVDVQEGKELVTVDTTSVNKKDVVTTGKNFRYIATKTTFKPAEKLDFFKSNLFYILLLLPLITIPIGIFIGKRNKKRNNDIIGNKLRKANRLAKKYLSEAQKQLGKKEAFYEALERALHNYLKAKLGVETSEISKERITVILENKKVDSVTIQQFIEVLKSSDFARYTPFTATQMKEEFERAKEVIVQLDKQL